Proteins from a single region of bacterium:
- a CDS encoding acetylxylan esterase produces MKRTVNTLLSILCIFMLLISGCKTKPVQNLQILPPGQAEKDLTGYLLAKIPAFVMPSDTTTWKNDAELLRKRLLNEVILRGVPSEWISGPVNIVWGETIACGDYTIRKLRYEAIPGLWIGALLYEPVGLKRKVPAVLNVNGHVMEPGMTIDYKQARCINCAKRGMLALNIEWIGMGQLHDIGYWHSNIAYLDLCGVPGVSVFYLHLKRGLDVLLSHKMADPGRIAVTGLSGGGWQTIMISALDTRVKLSVPVAGYSGIVERLHYPRDIGDLEQVPTDMAVIADYTHLTAMLAPRPALLIYNATDDCCFLAERVKPSVYDPIVPLYQMFGLPDRFALHINEAPGTHNYLQDNREAFYRFINRHFLPQKEWNDSEIPVENEIRTQEELAIEYPPDNGTFYTLTVNLMSSLPRQVRPVGDEKALDVWRGNTRRLLRDVVRPESDYRVDSDPAPVTAFSDVIDGIAGKAYIVRINNTWTLPLVDYSTGKSDKKPITVIASDGGINDASTIVREVLARGERAIVADLLFTGECSQMSQDPGWFAQVISCVGRRALGIQVSQLGAVIDHIGKRYPGREVRVITSGRVAGLAALVLAALNDHQAENLEIRGLDLSLKDLVYKNVIYERAPDMFVFRAPSMFCFGLLELVDIPELIELAHPAKVTFSSVY; encoded by the coding sequence ATGAAACGAACTGTGAATACACTCCTGTCCATACTCTGCATTTTCATGTTATTGATTTCCGGGTGTAAAACCAAACCCGTACAGAACCTTCAGATTCTTCCCCCCGGTCAGGCAGAGAAAGACCTGACAGGTTATCTCCTTGCTAAAATACCGGCATTTGTCATGCCCTCCGATACGACCACATGGAAAAACGATGCGGAGCTGCTGAGAAAACGGCTGCTCAACGAAGTCATACTTCGCGGAGTTCCCTCGGAATGGATATCCGGACCGGTCAATATTGTTTGGGGCGAAACGATTGCCTGCGGGGATTACACCATCCGTAAGCTCCGTTACGAAGCCATACCCGGCTTATGGATCGGAGCGCTGTTATACGAGCCGGTTGGCCTCAAGCGGAAAGTGCCTGCGGTGCTCAACGTAAACGGTCATGTCATGGAGCCCGGCATGACCATAGATTACAAGCAGGCGCGATGCATCAATTGTGCAAAACGCGGTATGCTCGCTCTCAATATCGAATGGATCGGTATGGGGCAGCTCCACGACATTGGATACTGGCACAGCAATATTGCATACCTCGACCTCTGCGGAGTACCGGGGGTTTCGGTGTTCTATCTCCACCTTAAAAGAGGGCTCGATGTGCTCCTTTCGCACAAGATGGCAGATCCCGGGAGGATTGCGGTTACCGGATTGTCGGGAGGCGGCTGGCAGACAATCATGATCAGCGCCCTCGACACCCGTGTCAAGCTGTCCGTACCGGTTGCGGGATACAGCGGAATCGTCGAACGGCTCCACTATCCGCGGGATATCGGAGACCTCGAACAGGTACCCACCGACATGGCCGTTATCGCCGATTATACACACCTTACCGCAATGCTCGCTCCCAGACCGGCACTGCTTATCTACAATGCGACAGACGACTGCTGTTTTCTTGCCGAGCGGGTGAAACCATCGGTCTACGATCCCATAGTCCCGCTTTATCAGATGTTCGGCCTCCCCGACCGTTTCGCTCTCCATATCAACGAGGCCCCCGGAACACATAACTATCTCCAGGACAACCGTGAGGCATTCTATCGTTTTATCAACCGCCATTTCCTTCCGCAAAAGGAATGGAACGACAGTGAAATCCCCGTGGAAAACGAGATACGGACGCAGGAGGAGCTTGCCATCGAATATCCACCCGACAACGGAACATTCTATACGCTCACGGTGAATCTTATGAGTTCTCTTCCCCGGCAGGTTCGGCCTGTCGGAGATGAAAAAGCTCTCGATGTGTGGCGCGGGAACACACGCAGACTTCTCCGCGATGTCGTCCGGCCGGAATCCGATTACAGGGTTGACAGCGATCCTGCGCCCGTCACGGCGTTCTCCGATGTCATCGACGGTATTGCCGGAAAAGCATACATCGTGCGGATCAATAATACATGGACACTCCCCCTGGTCGACTACAGCACCGGGAAGAGTGACAAAAAACCGATTACGGTGATTGCGTCGGATGGCGGCATAAACGATGCCAGCACCATCGTACGTGAGGTGCTTGCCCGGGGAGAACGTGCAATCGTCGCCGATCTGCTGTTCACCGGCGAATGCAGCCAAATGAGCCAGGACCCCGGGTGGTTCGCGCAGGTGATATCGTGCGTGGGGCGCCGCGCGCTCGGAATTCAGGTTTCCCAGTTAGGAGCGGTTATCGATCATATCGGAAAACGATACCCTGGCCGTGAGGTCAGAGTGATCACGAGCGGCCGTGTTGCGGGGCTTGCCGCGCTTGTTCTCGCCGCGCTGAATGACCATCAGGCGGAAAATCTGGAAATCCGGGGGCTTGATTTGAGTCTTAAAGACCTCGTATATAAAAATGTCATCTACGAGCGGGCGCCCGATATGTTCGTTTTCCGCGCGCCATCGATGTTCTGCTTCGGATTGCTGGAACTCGTCGATATACCCGAGCTCATCGAGCTGGCTCATCCGGCAAAGGTAACGTTCTCTTCGGTTTATTAA
- a CDS encoding Smr/MutS family protein: MDSELFDYPVDGTLDLHMFRPGDVRSALTEYITECRIRGILHVRIIHGRGQGVLRQIVHSYLKTCGFVKEFRTSPDSSGWGATLAVLEPLEKKQE, translated from the coding sequence ATGGACAGCGAGCTGTTTGATTATCCTGTCGACGGGACGCTCGATCTTCACATGTTCAGACCCGGGGATGTCAGGTCGGCGTTGACCGAGTATATCACGGAATGTCGTATCCGGGGCATTCTCCATGTGAGGATCATCCACGGCAGGGGACAGGGTGTTTTGCGGCAGATAGTGCACTCATACCTGAAAACATGCGGTTTTGTAAAAGAATTCCGGACATCCCCCGATTCGTCGGGCTGGGGCGCAACCCTGGCCGTTCTCGAACCGCTCGAAAAGAAACAGGAATAA
- a CDS encoding sialate O-acetylesterase, with product MKKSVILCNLIFVCLIWYPLKAQGDVRLPAVFGENMVLQRDMELPMWGWADPGEKVTVSVDNREVTTEADGSGKWTVRLEPLKAGGPYALTIKGKNTIEFENILAGDVWLCSGQSNMEMRVRHVINSDREVANAQYPTIRLFQIVNDLSPEPRDDCKASWEVCRPSTIGDFTAAGYFFGREIMREVNVPIGLINASWGGTTIEAWMSPNAREACPEFRELLDYWAPVLSRKPPEVLRFYRGMAEWEEDVHYGEYVGNPLLKIYGTVPESPVKLAIVPQMPIWVYNAMIAPLVPYGIKGVLWYQGESNAGRAYQYRSLLPALITDWRALWKQGDFPFLYVQLCNYGAVGTKPSESQWAELREAQLITLTVPKTAMAVTIDIGEAANIHPRNKQEVGRRLALAALKTVYGREIVASGPMYESMTVRDGKVFVTFTNTGSGLVPAVGESLRGFTLAGKDKTFFRAHAMIMGDEVAVWSDDVPNPVALRYGWADNPGCNLFNREGLPASPFRTDDWPGITMGKK from the coding sequence ATGAAAAAGTCAGTCATACTCTGTAACCTCATTTTCGTGTGTCTCATATGGTATCCGCTGAAGGCACAGGGCGATGTGCGGCTTCCCGCTGTATTCGGCGAGAACATGGTACTCCAGCGCGATATGGAACTTCCCATGTGGGGGTGGGCCGACCCGGGAGAAAAAGTGACCGTATCCGTCGACAACCGTGAAGTGACGACAGAAGCCGACGGCAGCGGGAAATGGACGGTAAGACTGGAACCGCTCAAAGCCGGTGGTCCTTACGCCCTGACCATCAAAGGGAAAAACACCATCGAGTTCGAGAATATTCTTGCCGGGGATGTCTGGCTCTGTTCGGGACAGTCGAACATGGAGATGAGAGTCCGGCATGTTATCAATTCCGACAGAGAGGTGGCGAATGCGCAGTATCCGACTATCCGGCTTTTCCAGATTGTCAACGATCTGTCGCCGGAGCCCCGTGATGACTGTAAAGCCTCGTGGGAAGTATGCCGACCGAGTACCATCGGTGATTTCACCGCAGCGGGATACTTTTTCGGGCGGGAAATCATGAGGGAAGTCAATGTCCCCATCGGTCTTATTAACGCCTCCTGGGGAGGAACGACCATCGAGGCATGGATGAGTCCCAATGCCCGTGAAGCCTGTCCGGAATTCCGCGAGTTGCTTGATTACTGGGCGCCAGTTCTGAGCAGAAAGCCGCCTGAGGTGCTCCGGTTTTACCGCGGCATGGCCGAATGGGAGGAGGATGTTCATTACGGCGAGTATGTGGGCAATCCCCTGCTGAAGATATACGGTACAGTACCCGAGAGCCCGGTCAAACTCGCCATTGTTCCCCAGATGCCCATATGGGTCTACAATGCTATGATAGCTCCGCTTGTTCCCTACGGCATCAAAGGTGTTCTGTGGTACCAGGGCGAATCGAATGCGGGAAGGGCATACCAGTACCGCAGCCTGTTACCGGCACTGATAACCGACTGGCGCGCTTTATGGAAACAGGGAGATTTCCCGTTTCTCTATGTCCAGCTTTGCAATTATGGCGCGGTGGGCACGAAACCTTCCGAAAGTCAATGGGCTGAACTCAGAGAAGCCCAGCTTATAACCCTCACCGTACCCAAAACCGCAATGGCGGTAACCATCGATATCGGGGAGGCAGCCAATATTCATCCGCGAAACAAGCAGGAGGTCGGCAGGCGTCTTGCGCTCGCGGCGCTCAAGACAGTGTATGGCAGGGAAATCGTCGCTTCGGGACCGATGTATGAATCCATGACGGTGCGCGACGGGAAAGTCTTTGTCACGTTCACGAATACGGGAAGCGGTCTTGTTCCGGCTGTCGGCGAATCGCTCAGGGGTTTTACCTTGGCCGGAAAGGACAAAACTTTTTTCCGGGCGCATGCGATGATCATGGGGGATGAGGTTGCGGTATGGAGCGATGATGTTCCGAATCCGGTCGCTCTGCGGTACGGCTGGGCGGACAATCCCGGCTGCAATCTCTTTAACAGGGAAGGACTTCCCGCTTCACCGTTCCGGACCGATGACTGGCCGGGTATTACCATGGGAAAGAAGTAA